In the Campylobacter sp. RM6914 genome, one interval contains:
- the lysS gene encoding lysine--tRNA ligase, with the protein MFDNQLEQQRLQRADDLREMGVNPYPHFLRRDMDISKFRLKFNHIKDTEDEKAEGQFVSLAGRIKLIRDAGKAIFANIEDEDGNLQIYFSNKTLDAEWFKVVKKNIEVGDIIFVRGYAFVTKTGEFSMHVSELTLASKAISPLPEKYHGLVDIETRYRQRYLDMIMNPEVRNDFKKRSIIVSTIRRFFEDKNFLEVETPMMHPIAGGANAKPFVTFHNALGVDRYLRIAPELYLKRLIVGGFEAVYEMNRNFRNEGMDLTHNPEFTSIEFYWAYHTYHDLMGITEELFNVLLDKLEMEKVIEFDGMKIDFSKPFARINYKKALVEIGGIDPSIIEDKEQILAKLKKDEFEANDKLDLGHLQAELFDNYVEEKLINPTFIIDFPISISPLSRRSDKNPNVAERFELFIAGRELANGFNELNDPIDQYNRFSGQIEAKNAGDDEAHEMDEDYVRALGYAMPPTAGEGIGIDRLVMLLTDKKSIRDVVLFPAMRPLKNENQTKESK; encoded by the coding sequence ATATTTGATAATCAATTAGAACAACAAAGGCTACAAAGAGCGGATGATCTGCGTGAAATGGGAGTTAATCCATACCCTCATTTCTTAAGACGTGATATGGATATTTCTAAATTTAGACTTAAATTTAATCATATAAAAGATACGGAAGATGAAAAAGCCGAGGGGCAATTCGTAAGTCTTGCGGGTCGCATTAAGCTGATACGCGACGCAGGTAAGGCGATATTTGCAAATATCGAAGATGAAGACGGAAATTTACAAATTTATTTTAGTAACAAAACACTTGACGCAGAGTGGTTTAAGGTTGTTAAGAAAAATATCGAAGTAGGTGATATCATCTTTGTTCGCGGATATGCTTTTGTTACTAAAACGGGCGAATTTTCTATGCATGTTAGCGAGCTAACACTTGCTTCAAAAGCGATATCCCCACTACCTGAAAAATACCACGGCTTGGTTGACATAGAGACAAGATATCGTCAGCGCTATCTTGATATGATAATGAACCCTGAAGTTAGAAATGACTTTAAAAAGCGCTCGATCATTGTTTCTACGATTAGAAGATTTTTTGAAGATAAAAATTTCTTAGAGGTTGAAACCCCGATGATGCACCCGATCGCGGGTGGTGCAAATGCTAAGCCTTTTGTTACTTTTCATAATGCACTAGGTGTTGATCGTTATCTAAGGATAGCACCGGAGCTATATCTAAAACGCTTGATCGTGGGTGGCTTTGAGGCTGTTTATGAGATGAATAGAAATTTCCGTAACGAGGGCATGGACTTAACGCACAATCCCGAGTTTACAAGCATAGAATTTTACTGGGCGTATCATACTTATCATGATTTGATGGGCATAACAGAAGAGCTTTTTAACGTCCTTCTCGATAAACTTGAGATGGAAAAGGTCATAGAATTTGACGGTATGAAGATCGACTTTTCAAAGCCATTTGCTAGGATAAATTATAAAAAAGCACTTGTTGAGATAGGCGGCATCGATCCTAGTATCATAGAAGATAAAGAGCAAATTTTAGCCAAGCTTAAAAAAGATGAATTTGAGGCAAACGACAAGCTTGATCTAGGGCATCTTCAAGCGGAACTTTTTGATAACTATGTCGAAGAAAAGCTTATAAATCCTACATTTATAATTGACTTTCCGATCTCCATATCTCCGCTATCAAGAAGAAGTGATAAAAACCCTAATGTGGCAGAGAGATTTGAGTTGTTTATTGCAGGTCGCGAGCTTGCAAACGGCTTTAATGAATTAAACGATCCAATAGATCAATACAACCGCTTTTCCGGTCAAATAGAAGCTAAAAACGCAGGAGATGACGAGGCGCATGAGATGGACGAGGACTATGTCCGTGCTCTTGGATATGCTATGCCTCCAACAGCTGGCGAGGGCATAGGTATCGACCGTCTTGTTATGCTACTTACCGATAAAAAGTCGATTCGTGATGTTGTGTTATTCCCCGCTATGAGACCGTTAAAAAATGAAAACCAAACAAAGGAGAGCAAATGA
- a CDS encoding serine hydroxymethyltransferase → MSLENYDKSIFDLVQLELKRQCDHLEMIASENFTYPEVMEVMGSILTNKYAEGYPGKRYYGGCEFVDQIEQIAIDRCKELFGCEFANVQPNSGSQANQGVYGALLNPGDKILGMDLSHGGHLTHGAKVSSSGKMYESFFYGVELDGRINYERVLDIARIVKPKMIVCGASAYTREIDFKKFREIADEVGAILFADIAHIAGLVVAGEHMHPFPHCDVVSSTTHKTLRGPRGGIIMTNNEEYAKKINSSIFPGIQGGPLVHVIAGKAVGFKHNLSPEWKVYAKQVKANAKKLGEVLMGRGFDLVSGGTDNHLILMSFLNREFSGKDADIALGNAGITVNKNTVPGEIRSPFVTSGIRVGSPALTARGMKEAEFELIANKIADVLSDINNTSIQEKTKAELKELAHKFIIYDRAMF, encoded by the coding sequence ATGAGTTTAGAAAATTACGATAAGTCAATATTTGATCTAGTGCAACTTGAGTTAAAAAGACAGTGTGATCACCTTGAGATGATCGCTAGTGAAAATTTCACATATCCTGAAGTAATGGAAGTAATGGGCTCGATCCTAACAAACAAATACGCAGAAGGCTATCCTGGCAAGCGTTACTATGGCGGATGTGAATTTGTTGATCAAATAGAACAGATTGCAATTGACAGATGTAAAGAGCTTTTTGGATGTGAATTTGCAAATGTTCAACCAAACTCAGGCTCTCAAGCCAACCAAGGTGTATACGGCGCACTTTTAAACCCTGGCGATAAAATTTTAGGTATGGACTTAAGTCATGGCGGGCACCTAACTCACGGCGCTAAAGTAAGTAGCTCAGGCAAGATGTATGAGAGCTTTTTTTACGGTGTAGAGCTTGACGGACGTATCAATTACGAGCGTGTTTTAGATATCGCTAGGATCGTAAAACCAAAGATGATAGTTTGCGGCGCAAGCGCTTACACAAGAGAGATCGACTTTAAAAAATTTAGAGAGATAGCCGATGAGGTTGGAGCTATACTTTTTGCCGATATAGCCCATATCGCAGGTCTTGTTGTAGCGGGCGAGCATATGCATCCATTTCCGCACTGCGATGTCGTAAGCTCAACTACTCATAAAACTCTTCGCGGACCAAGAGGCGGTATCATTATGACAAATAATGAAGAGTATGCAAAGAAAATCAACTCTTCAATCTTCCCTGGAATTCAAGGCGGACCACTTGTACATGTCATAGCAGGCAAAGCAGTAGGCTTTAAGCATAACCTATCACCTGAATGGAAAGTTTATGCAAAACAAGTTAAAGCAAATGCTAAAAAGCTTGGAGAAGTGTTAATGGGACGTGGTTTTGACCTAGTAAGCGGTGGTACTGACAACCATCTTATCTTGATGAGCTTTTTAAATAGAGAATTTAGCGGTAAAGATGCTGATATCGCACTAGGAAATGCAGGCATAACTGTCAATAAAAATACGGTTCCTGGCGAGATAAGAAGTCCGTTTGTAACAAGCGGTATTCGCGTAGGCTCACCTGCTCTTACTGCACGCGGTATGAAAGAGGCCGAATTTGAGCTAATAGCAAATAAAATCGCAGATGTGCTTAGCGACATAAATAACACATCTATCCAGGAAAAAACAAAGGCCGAACTAAAAGAACTAGCGCATAAATTTATAATATACGACAGGGCGATGTTTTAA
- a CDS encoding DUF1882 domain-containing protein, giving the protein MQSIDTALIKMITSHYFIKRDVIVNKIEHKGRLFFDKFERVNELLNYKVIQDHDAGRIIAAHPLINANDKVENIVFDYNGRTPERFWHRAQLLLREEGFINFTAYKSKTEGHLHLYVHKGHTTFHEACQLANMISMKLSQRLAKEWRMFPNTDMPREFNILALPYELYQKERGASWSKHM; this is encoded by the coding sequence ATGCAAAGTATCGATACTGCACTTATCAAGATGATAACATCGCATTATTTTATAAAACGCGACGTTATAGTTAATAAAATAGAACATAAAGGCAGGTTGTTTTTTGATAAATTTGAGCGTGTTAATGAGCTTTTAAACTATAAAGTCATACAAGATCATGACGCAGGAAGGATTATTGCCGCTCACCCTTTGATAAACGCAAACGACAAAGTTGAGAATATCGTTTTTGACTATAACGGTAGAACGCCTGAACGTTTTTGGCATCGTGCACAGTTGCTTTTGCGAGAGGAAGGTTTTATAAATTTTACCGCATATAAAAGCAAGACCGAGGGACATTTACATCTATATGTTCACAAAGGTCATACGACATTTCACGAGGCTTGCCAGCTAGCTAATATGATAAGCATGAAGCTGTCTCAGCGTCTTGCTAAAGAGTGGAGAATGTTTCCTAATACCGATATGCCAAGAGAATTTAATATATTGGCTTTGCCTTATGAGCTTTATCAAAAAGAGCGAGGGGCGAGCTGGTCGAAACACATGTAA
- a CDS encoding SPOR domain-containing protein encodes MQTDNELKDILLDNDDEIKSAKIKRLLVFVAALVILFLIIVMAIKMLNSSDVPQAQNDIDSRLVLPPVPTQTPKDNNIVAQQPSLPINDKKDDQLFEQVPIVPESKSNDEFEDMVKRLKEKESNKIAAANEAKKEELKSEVVVAKEQPKAQSTTSTKTQNETKAADKKQEVKQPQAAKPTQTPVAKTQPTKPTTQASTGGSYVQVFAGLKYNPNADYLKKLQAKGYKYQTVKVGELTKVIVGPFGANELKNALADIRKDVNKDAFVYKAK; translated from the coding sequence ATGCAAACAGATAATGAGCTAAAAGATATACTTTTGGATAACGACGATGAGATAAAAAGTGCAAAGATAAAGCGACTTTTAGTCTTTGTTGCGGCTCTTGTGATTTTATTTTTAATTATCGTTATGGCGATAAAAATGCTAAATTCCAGTGATGTTCCTCAAGCTCAAAATGATATAGATTCAAGGCTTGTTTTGCCACCTGTACCAACTCAAACGCCCAAAGATAACAATATCGTAGCTCAGCAGCCATCTCTTCCTATAAATGACAAAAAAGACGATCAGTTGTTTGAGCAAGTACCTATTGTTCCTGAAAGCAAGAGTAATGACGAATTTGAAGATATGGTAAAAAGGCTAAAGGAAAAAGAGAGCAATAAAATAGCCGCAGCAAATGAAGCTAAAAAAGAGGAGCTTAAGTCTGAAGTCGTAGTTGCCAAAGAGCAACCAAAGGCTCAATCAACAACTAGCACAAAAACTCAAAACGAGACAAAAGCGGCTGATAAAAAACAAGAGGTAAAACAACCTCAAGCTGCAAAACCGACTCAAACCCCGGTTGCTAAAACTCAACCAACTAAGCCTACTACTCAGGCTAGCACAGGAGGCTCTTATGTGCAAGTTTTTGCAGGACTTAAGTATAATCCAAATGCGGACTATCTTAAAAAATTGCAAGCCAAAGGCTATAAATACCAAACTGTAAAAGTTGGAGAGTTAACTAAAGTTATCGTCGGTCCTTTTGGGGCAAACGAGCTTAAAAACGCACTTGCTGATATTAGGAAAGATGTAAACAAAGACGCATTTGTATATAAGGCAAAGTAA